The DNA segment CGCCGTACGGCGCGGCGTTCGTCCGGTATCTGATCCGTCGCGACCTCTTCCAGAACTTGCCGCGGAAGTTCAAGGTGGCCTTCACCGGCTGCGTGGAGGACCACGCGATCACCGGTATCCATGACATGGGACACGTGGGGCGGATCCGCTACGAGCACGGGACGCCCGTGCGCGGGGTGAAGATCGTGGTCGGCGGCGGTACGTCCATCGAGCCGAAGCTCGCACAAGAGCTCTATCCGTTTGTGACGGTTGACGACGGCGCGTACCTTCGACTGGCGGAGGCCGTGCTGCGGGTCTTCAATCGGTCGGACGAACTGCGCAAGAACCGGATGCGCGCGCGGATCAAGATCCTGGTCCACCGGATGGGCATCGACAAATTCCGGGAGCTGGTCGAACAGGAACTGCACGAGCCCTGGGCCCAGAAGCCGATCGACCTGGCGGCCTATCTTCCGGCAGATCCGGACTACGCGGACGCGCCCGGACTGCCGCCTTCACCCGCCGTCCCGCCCAACGGTTCGGTCGGCTTCCGCCGGTGGATCCAGACGAACGTGACGGCGCAGACGCAGGACGGCTACTATGCGGCGACCGTGACCCTGCCGCTCGGCGACGTGCAGGTCGAGCAGTTTTCGCCGCTGGCCGAGATCGCCCGGCGCCATGGGAGCGGCACCCTCCGCGTGACCCAGAATCAAAAACTGGTCCTGCGATGGATCCCGGGGGGATCGCTGCACGACGTGTGGGCCGCGCTCGAGCAGATCGGGTTGGGCGAGGGTGGGGCGCACCGCCTCACCGATGTCACCGCCTGTCCGGGCACCGACTCATGCAAACTCGGGATCACGTCCTCGATGGGGCTCGGGCGGGCCATCCGCGGCATGCTGCACAGCCACCCGGAGCTGTTCGAGGATCCACTCATCGACCGGCTGCACATCAAGATCAGCGGCTGCCCCAACGGGTGCGGCCAGCACCACATCGCGGACATCGGCTTCCACGGCGCCGCGGTCAAGGGCGATGGGGGGCGTCAGGTGCCGGCGTTCGAGGTGCTCATCGGCGGCCGGTTCGAGGGCGGAGAGGTGCGCTACGGGGTCCGGCTCAAGACCCGGGTGCCCACGAAGGCGGTGCCGGACGTGGTGCACGCGTTCCTCACAGTCTACAAGGAGCAGCGGCAGCCGGATGAACCGTTCCCGGCCTTCGTGGACCGGGTCGGGCGCGAGCCGTTCGAGCAGGCGGCGGCGCCGTGGAGCGCGGTCCCGGCGTTCGACCCCGAGCATCCGGAGTTCTACCGGGATTGGGATCAGGTCATATTGTACCGCGTGGAGCGAGGCGAAGGGGAGTGCGCGGTGTGAGGACCGACACATCGTCTGGGCTGCGCGGCCGGCGCATCCTGATCCTCGAGGCGCGGCTGCCGGCGGTCCTGGCCGGCTTGGTGCAGCGCGGGGGAGGGGACGTGGTTTCCGTGCCGGCCGTCGTGGAAGCCACGGCTGATCCGGAAGACGTGCGCGGACCGCTCGAACAGCTGTGCTGCGGGGCCACGGACCTGATCGTGTTCCAGACGGGGAGCGGCGTCGAGCACCTGTACCGTCAGGCTCAGACCCTCGGTCTGGACGAGGCGTTCGTCGCCGAACTGCGCCGCCGGCCGATCGCGGTCCGGGGTCCAAAGCCGGCCGCGGTCCTGGGCCGCTGGCAGGTGCGCGCGGCCGTCACCGCGTCGGTCCCGCACACGACGACGGAGTTGTGCACCGCGCTCGCCGCGCGAGAACTCGGCGGGGCGAGAGTGTTCGTGCAGCATTACGGTCAGCTCAACGACACGCTCGGCGCCTTCCTGCGCGGGCGAGGGGCGCTCCCCGTGGATGCCCTCCCGTACCGATGGACGCCGCCGGCGGACCCCGGTCCGCTCACACAGGCCATCCTTGATCTCGTGAGCGGCCGAGTCGATGCGCTGCTGATCACCAGCCGACCCCAGGTCGTGCACCTCTTCGCCGTCGCGGAGTCCCTCGGGAAGACCGACGCGCTGCGCGGGGCTTTGAACACGTCGGTGGCCGTTGCCGCCGTTGGTCCGGTCAGCCGCCGCGCGCTCGAAGAGCGCGGCGTGCGGGTCACTGTGGAACCGGCGCAGACGAAGATGGCGCCCGTCGTAGCGGCGCTCGCAGAGCACTTTACGCGGGCCGCGCGGCAAGACGCGGGGCCATGCTATCCTGCATTTCTCGATCTCCGCGGCCGGCCGTGCGTGGTGCTCGGGGGCGGCCCCGCGGCCGAGGGGAAGGTCCGCGGCCTGCTGGACTGCGGAGCGAACGTCACGTTGATCGCGCCGACCGTAACGCCCGGACTGGCCGGCCTCGCGGCCGCCCGCCGGATCACGATCCGTGAACGCGCCTACGTCCGGGGCGATCTCGCCGGCGCGTTTCTGGCCATTGCCGCCGACGGCGACGCGGCGGCGCACCGTGCCGTCTGGGACGAGGCTGAAGCTGAACACGTGCTGCTGAACGCGGTGGACGATGCGCCGTTCTGCCACTTCATCGCTCCTGCGATCCACCGGCAGGGGGCGCTCACAGTGGCGATCTCCACCGCCGGCCGCAGTCCGGCGCTCGCGGTGCGGTTGCGCGACCGGATTGCCGCCGAGATCGGCCCGGGATACGCCGCGCTCTTGGACTTGCTAGGCGGGCTGCGGGAAGAGATCGCGGCACGCGAGCCCGACCCGTCTCGGCGCACGGCGCTCTGGTACCGCCTGGTCGACGCCGAGTTGCTGGGGCCGATCCGGCTGGGGAACGTCGAGGAGGCCCGGCGGCGTGCCCGCGAGGTCGTCGACGCCGCGGTCGGGACGCCGTGAGCGTAGCCGCGGCGACGCATCGGTACGCAATGGAGCCTTCGACCGCACCGAGGGCCGTTCGCCCCGCGCCGTCCCGCCCCGCGGAGCCGGGGTCAGGCGGGGTCGTGTACATCGTGGGCGCGGGCCCCGGTGATCCGGAGCTCATCACGGTGCGCGGGCGGCGCCTCCTGCGCCGGTCCGACGTCGTCGTCTACGATCGCCTCGTGCACCCGGCGCTGCTTGACGAACCCTCCGTGAGCGTCGAACGGATCTTCGTCGGGAAGGGAGCCGGGCACGGCACCCCGCAGGCGGAGATCAACGCGCTCCTCATCGACCGCGCACGGCGCGGCCTCAGGGTCGCGCGGCTCAAGGGCGGCGACCCATTCGTGTTTGGCCGCGGCGCGGAGGAAGCCGAAGCACTCCGGGCCGCCGGCGTGCCGTTCGAGATCGTGCCCGGCATCTCGTCGGCGATCGGTGTCCCGGCGTACGCGGGGATCCCGGTCACCCACCGGCGCCTCGGCTCCGCGTTTGCGGTCGTTACCGGGCATGAGTGCGCCGGAGCGAGTGATCTCGACTGGGGGGCCCTGGCGCGGATTCCGGTCGTGGTCGTGCTGATGGCGCATCGGACGTTGTCCCGGATCGCCCGCCAGCTGATGGCGGGCGGCGCGCCGCCCTCGACGCCCGCCG comes from the bacterium genome and includes:
- the cobA gene encoding uroporphyrinogen-III C-methyltransferase; protein product: MYIVGAGPGDPELITVRGRRLLRRSDVVVYDRLVHPALLDEPSVSVERIFVGKGAGHGTPQAEINALLIDRARRGLRVARLKGGDPFVFGRGAEEAEALRAAGVPFEIVPGISSAIGVPAYAGIPVTHRRLGSAFAVVTGHECAGASDLDWGALARIPVVVVLMAHRTLSRIARQLMAGGAPPSTPAAVVNRGATPQQRVVTGTLSDIAAAAAAASLEPPSVLIVGETVPLAEILGWYPSFAADAGASKESCSRIGTGRRARRNPARSRASSTVSVTERR
- a CDS encoding uroporphyrinogen-III synthase, which produces MRTDTSSGLRGRRILILEARLPAVLAGLVQRGGGDVVSVPAVVEATADPEDVRGPLEQLCCGATDLIVFQTGSGVEHLYRQAQTLGLDEAFVAELRRRPIAVRGPKPAAVLGRWQVRAAVTASVPHTTTELCTALAARELGGARVFVQHYGQLNDTLGAFLRGRGALPVDALPYRWTPPADPGPLTQAILDLVSGRVDALLITSRPQVVHLFAVAESLGKTDALRGALNTSVAVAAVGPVSRRALEERGVRVTVEPAQTKMAPVVAALAEHFTRAARQDAGPCYPAFLDLRGRPCVVLGGGPAAEGKVRGLLDCGANVTLIAPTVTPGLAGLAAARRITIRERAYVRGDLAGAFLAIAADGDAAAHRAVWDEAEAEHVLLNAVDDAPFCHFIAPAIHRQGALTVAISTAGRSPALAVRLRDRIAAEIGPGYAALLDLLGGLREEIAAREPDPSRRTALWYRLVDAELLGPIRLGNVEEARRRAREVVDAAVGTP
- a CDS encoding nitrite/sulfite reductase; this encodes MTISERSGSSIVQYLPEEAAEFEEKVGRVHRGEESEAEFQTYRLRRGVYGQRQADRQMIRIKIPLGVLTADQMDVLGRVVEAYAPLRKGHFTTRENLQVHHVPLDRAADVLRLLGTVGLTTREACGNTVRNVVGCPLAGVCPDEVFDATPYGAAFVRYLIRRDLFQNLPRKFKVAFTGCVEDHAITGIHDMGHVGRIRYEHGTPVRGVKIVVGGGTSIEPKLAQELYPFVTVDDGAYLRLAEAVLRVFNRSDELRKNRMRARIKILVHRMGIDKFRELVEQELHEPWAQKPIDLAAYLPADPDYADAPGLPPSPAVPPNGSVGFRRWIQTNVTAQTQDGYYAATVTLPLGDVQVEQFSPLAEIARRHGSGTLRVTQNQKLVLRWIPGGSLHDVWAALEQIGLGEGGAHRLTDVTACPGTDSCKLGITSSMGLGRAIRGMLHSHPELFEDPLIDRLHIKISGCPNGCGQHHIADIGFHGAAVKGDGGRQVPAFEVLIGGRFEGGEVRYGVRLKTRVPTKAVPDVVHAFLTVYKEQRQPDEPFPAFVDRVGREPFEQAAAPWSAVPAFDPEHPEFYRDWDQVILYRVERGEGECAV